One Columba livia isolate bColLiv1 breed racing homer chromosome 26, bColLiv1.pat.W.v2, whole genome shotgun sequence genomic window, AACCTCCACCTGGCTTACATCTGGATGTAGTCAAGGGAGACAAACTCATTGAGGTATGAAAATAGGTTTTGTATGTATTTGGTGTATAATACATGTAGACACCAGCAGTAGAAAATTTCCCAACGTTTTCCACATTTACTTGTAAGTAACTGCAAAATTAGAGTCTGGGTCTCCCCATGCTTCATTGGTTCTCTGAATTCTATATCAGCAGCTTCTAAACAAGTTCTAGAAGCAGCAGCGTGCCAAACAATTCCGTAAGCTCCGGCAAGTCTGTCCCCTAACACCCAAGTTGGCTTTGTAAGGCTGGGCTCTCTGCCTGCCTTAGGAGAGCTGGTGGTACAAACATCCCGGTTCCCTCTTCCTCCCATCAGCTCTCTGGCTAACCTGAACCAGGCGAGGTTTTCAATGTGATCCATCTGTTTCCCTGTTTGGTACATGTGGCAAATAGTTTTTCAGGTTTGTGTCTTACGGTAGACAGCAGTAACCAAGAAAGAACTTTCTTACCTCTTGTGGATCGCTGAGCACTTGATACTTACCGAGCCGTCCGTGTCCCGGGTCTCGTGCAGAGATCTGGGGTTCACTTTGTGATCGCTGGGTCCAGAAAGTGCAACATTAAAACAAGCCATGAAGTGTTTAAGCTCAGTGTATAAAGGATAACACTGGGTTATAGCTCAGAGGCACAGAAAAATTTGGAAACATTATCTTGAAGGAAAGgcgataaaaatattttctctgatttATTGCAATATTTCCGGTTTATGAAATCGTTTGTGTCTTTGCAAAAATCTCTTGAAACAGTGTCAAGTGAGAACGGTCTTGTTTAGTGTGTGTCGCAGTCACAATCGCTCCCCCCGCCACcaccccaaataggggagagaattaaaggggagggggaaacttgtgggttgagagaAAGgtggtttaataaaataacaaaatagtaCTATTATACCACTACTACtaagaatatatataaaatggaaatataaaacaaaagataCTCAGTGCAGCTGGTCCCAagaagcagctcctggctccAAACAGCTGGtgccagagagagaagagagaaggcGGCAGAAAAGCGCAGAGACCTCTGCAACACGGTGGAATGGCAGAAAGCcgaattaaaagaaaactccAGCGAAACAGGGCAGAACCAGAACGGGTCTCTGCAGCCAGAAGAAcccgactctccttaaatataaAGCCTGGTGCTAATGGCGGGGAATATTCTCAGTGGTCAGTCTGGGTCTGTCCCGTCCGTGTCCCCTTCCAGCTGCCTCGcgcctgtgggcagagctcacaAGGACTTTGGTTCCCAGACAACCAAGATAACAGTGAGTCCTTAGATTTGCTATGTTCCAACTCAAAAACAATGGAAAGTTACTTGAaggaaaacattaactctgtcctggggtgttatcatcttgttctcaaactaaatccaaataaagtaatttaattaattcaattaatttatttaagcCTAAAATTAACAGTTTGCTTGAATAGACTAACAGGGATTCGTACCACAGCGCATATTCAGGATAGTattacatctttattttaaaagtctgaaaTCTCCTCTGTGTCCGTTTCTGTACAGAATTGTCATTTagatgctctgtgctggactgaAGATCAGGTAGCGCAGATTCCTGGCTTGGACCAGACCCAGGGTCACCTGCACCAAGCAATGTGTAACAATCACTGGGAGCAGATGTGAGAGAATCTCTGCTGCAAGATGATCTGCTGTGAAGAGTTATTGTCCTTCCCAGCCTGCCTTGTGCTGGCTGTTAAAGAGGGGATTAACCAGGACTCTTCCATATTCAGCTGTTCTGATTTTACAATGAGAAGAGAACTGAAATATCGATTAGCTGTGATGCTTGGGTTTGAATTTGCTCTgtatattcattttctttttcatttttttccttcaggaagGTCCAAAAGATTGTAGGAGTctaatgtgcttttctgtttgatATTCTACCTCAGAAACTCATCATTGATGAGAAGAAATACTATCTCTTTGGGAGAAATCCTGATCTGTGTGATTTCACCATTGACCACCAGTCTTGCTCTCGGGTCCATGCTGCCTTGGTCTACCACAAACATCTCAAGAGGGTTTTCCTCATAGATCTGAACAGCAGTAAGTAGCGTGCCGTTTAACCAGCCAGCAGTACGATATTGCAGTGCTTAAACACTTCTGAATCTGAgactttttgctcttttgttgcTATTTGCCCTGTGTGGCTAGATGACTGTAATCCGAATGAGCATCCTAGTGAAAGAGCGGTGAGTGTTAGGAGTGTTTGCTCCAGCCAGCTTACATCTGCTTCTGGTGCTTAAAACAACATTTCTAAGAGGCCAAGAGACACAAGGAAGGTGACTTTGCCTTCCCTTCACACTTTTAATGCAGTTTTCTCTTCTGAGGGTAGTTGCCCAAGATCTAAAACCTGACATACTGTTTTTTCCAGCGAGGGAATGGTTCCAGATATGGTGCGTTGGGACCTACAAGAATCCAGAAATAAATGGTGTTCGTCATTTATTTCCATGACTTTTTGAGGAATTCTGATGTGTGTTACCTTAGTTTGTGAGACGGTAGGTAAAATGAACATAGCTAACGTTTTCAGCAGTATCTCAGTGATTTGTATCTCAGACCAAATATGTGCAGTTTCTGAATTTTTCAAGACTTAAATGTCCTGAGCCTGAGCTGATGACTAACAGATGATTTTGGTGTTCTCAGCACATGGCACGTTCTTGGGTCACATCCGTTTGGAAGCTCACAAACCCCAACAGATACCCATTGACTCCACAGTTTCATTTGGGGCTTCTACACGAGCGTATACCCTGCGAGAGAAGCCCCAGACGCTGCCGTCAGCAGTTAAAGGAGACGAGAAGATGGGCGGTGAAGATGAAGAGCTCAAGGGTTTGCTGGGGCTGccagaggaggagacagaaCTTGATGTGAGTGCGATGGCACGTTGTACCTAGATGGCTTTTCCAGCTAAACGGATAGCGTTCCCCACTTGTTTCCTTAACTTCGGGTGCTTAATTTCTTGGCCTTGAAGACAGCCTGAGGTGTCTTGTTCTGCCACGATAAGCCTGTGGTCACGCTGCTTCCCAGAATCTGTGATCTAATAATCCTGCTGGTCCAATGGTTGTCTCACAAAGCTCTTGCCAATTAACGTCCCCACATCAGGGGTGATTTCCCACATTTCCCTGTTGGCAGGTAACAGCAAACGCTGCCCTGTTTCCTACAGTTGTCTAGTGAAGAGGGAGAGAGCAGTGTGTGTGACATTTACAGGattgttgggtttggaagggacctcttgGGATCCTCTAGTCCAGCccctctgctcaagcagggtcagctgGAGCGGGTCGCGCAGGGCTGTGCTCAGGCAGGTTCTGAATGTCTCTGCAGAGACTCCACCGCCCCTGCGGGCATCGCGTTGCGGCACCGGAGCGCTCTTCCCTCCCAGGGTCCACACTTGAAGCAGAACACGTGTGCTGTGGTCTGTTGATACGCGCAATCACACAATTAAATCAACATACTGGGTGCTTAAACTGCTTCGTCTCTAAATTTGTCGTTAGAACCTGACAGAGTTTAATACAGCCCACAACAAAAGAATTTCCACGCTAACCATTGAGGAAGGAAACTTGGATATTCAGAGACCAAAGAGAAAACGGAAGAACTCCCGAGTGACATTCAGTGATGATGATGAGATCATCAATCCAGGTAAGTACTTTGCTTTTGTCTTTAGTTGATGCCTTTAAGGCCCTTTTTCCAGTATTCTCGTAGGATACCCACccagttgaccaagggaagccagtCAGTGTGATCGttctggatttcagtaaagccttcgACACTGGCTCTCACCTTTCTTACCTTGAGGCAAAACCACCAGGTGTCCCCTTAGCTCCTGTCTTTATTTGGGCAGACTTGTGCTTCCCGAGAGCTGCAGCGCTGGCTTTGGGAGAGAAGGGCCGTGAAGCAGTTCTTCATGCAGGTTCCTTTACCGGATAGATGGTTATATTTTCCTGTTCCTACTGACAGCCTCCCTGTTGTTGCCTTTGCAGAGGACGTGGACCCTTCTGTTGGGCGCTTCAGGAACATGGTACAGACAGCAGTTGTCCCTGTGAAGGTACAGAATAACTCCCGTCTTTCTAATTAATACATTACATTAATGAACTCACTTCCTGCGTTGTGCACCTTTAAGAGTTTGTTATTCAGTGGTTTTCAGGGAAACCCAGAAGAACTCTTGGGAGATGGTCTGTAACCAGTTGGTGTGTGGCTGATCTAGGTCCCTTTTAGGGGAAAATGGCCTTGGCATCCAGTTTAAGGAGATTCCTTGTTTCATGTATGTTGAGTAATTCTTTCAATACTTCCATCTGCAGAAAAAACGGCTGGACAATCCAGGCTCATTGACCACAGATGATTCTGCATCGCGACGTATGCAAAACTTCCCCTACAGCGGAGGATTATATGGGGGTTTACCCCCAACTCACAATGAGGCGGGTTCCCAGTCGCACGGCGTCCACGGGACAGCGCTCATTGGGGGGCTGCCCATGCCCTACCCCAATCTCGCCCCAGATGTGGACTTGACTCCCGTCGTGCCCTCAACAGTTAACATGAACCCAGCTCCCAACCCCGCTGTCTTTAATCCCGAAGCTGTGAATGAAcccaagaagaagaaatacgCAAAGGAGGCATGGCCGGGCAAGAAGCCGACCCCTTCCCTGCTGATCTGAGCTGGGTTCTGTCGAGGGGGGGCAGGAGTTACGAACTCCAGAAACTCTTTATGTGCAGTATcgtctttttaaaatttcagtgtCCTAACCAGATGGAATACCAAGATTGGAGAAGTGAAATATCCTTTAAAGATCTGTCTTCAAACGTTTTTATAtgtctgtttaaaaagaaaatacagctccCATCTCCTTTTGAATCAAAAACCTCTGGCAGCCTTTTCTTAGCCATTACTGTCCCAGAGGTCCTTACTCTGAATTTTGATCCGTAAGTCGAAGGGGCAGAGTAATACAATTTAATTATCATTTATGGGATGACCCTGCAAATTCGTGTATTTAGGTGTCGTGCTCACTATGAATATTGTTGTTCCTGCTGGACTTGCTCGTAGCAGGTCAGCTGTATCAGAAGTAAATGTTTGTGGGGCCAAGCCtttcagaaatcccattgctGTGAGTTCTAGAACTTGCAAAATATAggtcagcttttcttttttatgtttcCAGGCCCCCGCTGATGTGGGACCTTTTTTAAGTTCAGTCTGGCTGcggtttgttttaatttccacCCAAAAACACTACAGCGCCCCGTTAGCTGGTGAACGCGTGGGGCTGAGGTGGCGGAGGAGCAGCGGGGGTTCCGTGGCCGTGCGGCGGTGTCGGACGGTGCATCACGGCGTCTTGGTGGCCCTTTTCACTTAAGTAGTTCCGTTTTATTTGCAAACAGAACCTGTGAGGTTGGATTATATGCGAGATGCAACGAGACACGTAACACTGAGCAGCCATCAGCAGTGTCTTGTACGTTTAACAACCAAGCCGCCACCCGCACGCTGTTTCAGCTGCGTTAGCAGCGGGTGAGAACTGAGCGCTCCCTAAAGCTGGGATGTGAATTCCAGTAGAGAATCTGCCTTGCCGTGAATAAAACGGCGCCCAAGTTGGTTTCATGGTATTACGTTGTTTGACTGTGTCACTTTTTCACATGGAATAGAATGAGAAGCTGGGTTGGGTTGTTGCTCTAGCCCTCCAAATCCTTTCAAACTCCGATTCCCTTGTACTCAGA contains:
- the PPP1R8 gene encoding nuclear inhibitor of protein phosphatase 1 isoform X1, whose protein sequence is MAANANSGGGLSLFECPSWAGKPPPGLHLDVVKGDKLIEKLIIDEKKYYLFGRNPDLCDFTIDHQSCSRVHAALVYHKHLKRVFLIDLNSTHGTFLGHIRLEAHKPQQIPIDSTVSFGASTRAYTLREKPQTLPSAVKGDEKMGGEDEELKGLLGLPEEETELDNLTEFNTAHNKRISTLTIEEGNLDIQRPKRKRKNSRVTFSDDDEIINPEDVDPSVGRFRNMVQTAVVPVKKKRLDNPGSLTTDDSASRRMQNFPYSGGLYGGLPPTHNEAGSQSHGVHGTALIGGLPMPYPNLAPDVDLTPVVPSTVNMNPAPNPAVFNPEAVNEPKKKKYAKEAWPGKKPTPSLLI
- the PPP1R8 gene encoding nuclear inhibitor of protein phosphatase 1 isoform X2; protein product: MGGEDEELKGLLGLPEEETELDNLTEFNTAHNKRISTLTIEEGNLDIQRPKRKRKNSRVTFSDDDEIINPEDVDPSVGRFRNMVQTAVVPVKKKRLDNPGSLTTDDSASRRMQNFPYSGGLYGGLPPTHNEAGSQSHGVHGTALIGGLPMPYPNLAPDVDLTPVVPSTVNMNPAPNPAVFNPEAVNEPKKKKYAKEAWPGKKPTPSLLI